From Populus alba chromosome 16, ASM523922v2, whole genome shotgun sequence:
ACCAATCTTGAAGAGGAAACTAATACAAACAACACTCATGTTGCATCTACCATCACTCCTACAATTAATCCTACCACCATCACTCCTGCAATTAATCATGTCAGTGAACTTGACACTATAAGGTCTGTTCATAATGACACACCTAATAGGGGAGAGTTTTCTAGTGATGGTAAAGgaaaaattcaaagacaaccAACATGGATACAGGACTATGTAAGTGACTAGGGTCTCTTTGATGAAGAAAATGTCAATTTGGCTCATCTAGCCTTATTCTCTGGCCAGGATCCTTTGATATACGAGGATGCAGTGCAGAATAGCAAATGCGATAGGTCATGGATGCTGAAATCAATGTTACTATGAAGAATGATACTTGGGAACTCACTGAATTGTCATTTAGAGTAAAGATCATTGGTGTTAAATGGATTTTCAAAATGAAACTTAATGAACATGAGGAAGTGGACAAATACAAGGCTCGAATCATTGTGAAAGGGTATCGTCAACAATATGGAGTGGACTATGCTGAGGTGTTTGCACCAGTGGCTCGTTTATATACTATTCATGCAGTCATCTCACTTGCTGCTTAGAACAGCTGGATGATTTATCAACTAGATGTCAAATCTGTATTTTTATATGGAGAGCTAGATGAAGAAATCTTCATAGATCAACCTCCAGGTTATGAACAAGAATCTAAGGTATATTGACTAAATAAGGCTCTATATAGGCTTAAACAAGCTCCTTGTGCATGGTATAATCGAATATAGACCTATTTTGTTCACGAAGGTTTTGTGAAGTGTCCCTATGAGCACACTATGTTCATCACAGCTGGAGAGGGTAAATTCTTGATTGTGTGcctttatgttgatgatattatatTCACTGGTATTGATGAGATTTATATTTGTGCACTTTAAGAAATCCATGATGGTTAAATTTGACATGATCGATCTGGGTAAGATGAGATATATTATAGGAATTGAAGTTTTGCAAAGGGTGGATGGTATATTCATTAATCAGCGGAAATATGCTTAGGAGGTATTGGAGAGATTCAATATGAAACAATGGAATCCAGTGCACAATCCAATTGTTCTTGGATTTAAACTGACTAAGGATGAAAATGAAGTAAGGATCGATGGGACAATCTATAAACAAATCGTGGGAACCCTTATGTACCTAACTGCCACTCGTCTTGATCTGATGTTTGTAGTAAGTTTAATTAACGGGTACATGGAACAACCTACTAAGACTCATTTACAAGCAGCAAAAAGACTGTTAAGATATATAAAGGGTACAGTCAGCTTTGGATTGTTGTACAAGAAAGGAGGAACTAAGGAACTGGTTGGGTACATAGATAGTGACTACGCTGGTGATTAGAATGATATAAATAGCACCTCTAGTTATGTTTTTGTTCTGAGTGATAGTGTAGTGTCTTGGTCCTCAAAGAAACAACCAATAGTTACTTTCTCAACTACTGAAGCAGAGTTTATTGTTGCTGCATCTAGTGCTTGGCAAGCAGTATAGTTGAGGAGGATCTTGGAGCATCTTAATCATTGTCATAACAAACCAACCATGATTCACTGTGATAATATCTCAGTTATTAAACTGTCAAAGAATTCAGTCATGCATGGTCCTAGCGCACATATTAATGTGCGTTTTAACTTTCTTCGAAATCTCATCAAAGATAAAGTTGTTGAATTGGTGCGGTGTTCCACTTAGGAACAAATCACAGACATTCTGACAAAGCCACAAAAGCTCGAGATGTTTGTGAAGATGCGTGGTCTTATGGTTGTTTGTGAATATCCAGAGATAAACTGAATATTAATACATTCAGTTTAAGGGAGGCTGATAAAGTTGTTAAGATCCTCTAGATTAATATGGTTTGGGTTTCATTGTTTTTAGGATGCAAGTGTTTTGAAGTCATGCATAATAATCCCTAGTCTTAAAGGGCAAGTGATTCTCTATTATCTTTCAGTTATATACCACAATTGTAGGACTGTAAAACCGTGGGTTGTTATTTCTCTTCTATCTTAATGAAAGGCTATTTAATAGCCATGGTagcttttgaataaaataaagttttcttcttcatctgtGTGTTATAGTGCATTCTTGCTTCTGCAAAGTTCCTAGTCAAATATAGTTGATTTAACAACTAGATCAATAGTACTAGAAACCACATTTAGTTTAGTGATGAGCTTTTTGATCCAAACAATCTTTTTAACCCCCTCAAACATAGAGATATACTCAAATTTAGTTATGGAATCTACTTGGAACTTTTCAAACTCACTACAACAccattttaagtaaaaatatattcatgttGATATTTCCtatcatcaataattaattaaaaattagcaTTTGAATAACCATAAATTATTAGTTCATCTCCTTCATagaccataaaaatatttttaattattcttaagtACTTAAGATTGCTTTTAGCTCTTTTTTAGTGATCCTTACCTGGACTAGGTTAGTATCTACTTGTTATACTTAAAGTATAATATACATATGGTTTACTATATGACATTGCATATATGATCGATCTTATAGCCAAAACTTATTAAATCATGTCCTACTTGGATAGATGAATCCCATGTCAAATATGCAAGTATAATCTCTTGGATTCTTCCATGATAAACCATTTCATCATCTTGTCCATATAAATGGATTATAACAATTCAAACAACCTTTTAAATATATCTCTATATATCTTTATTTCTAGTATATTTgcttcccttttatttttcatgaaaaaaatttcttaaataaccaattttttattgattatagtAAATATATGATGTTTCTTATCAATAATATGACATACATAcacaacacataaaaaaaaaaaatgtatttccaCTAACCTTATTATAAGTACAAagttcattatatatttttttataaaatcaaattgtttaattatttcatcaaaacatatattCTAACTCTCGAAGCAAAATGACAAAAACCTATAGCAAAATGGAAAAATCCATAAAGAAAAAGTTTGTATGAGgacaaacccataaaaaaaaaaaaaaaaaataggagtaAAGGGACAAAATTTGACATTAACCCGATTGGAAAATGCGAAGACCGCAAGTAGACGCAACGTGAGAGAATCCCAACCCGCCAAGCTTATGTAAAGTAAAGGCCACAGTGGCAAGGGAAGGAGGTGAGGTTTGTTTTGTTCTATGTTCGGTTTTGCtggtggagagagagagggggggggggcaaGCAAAGCAATTGAGAGAGAAGAACAAATTCAAACCCCGGTCCTTTTGCAAACTTTGTACTGAGTAGTGACAAAGAATGGGAGGTGAAAGGAAGAGGATATTGGTGGGTCTTATGGTGGCAATGCTTTTGGGAATTGCAGTGTACTTCAGGCTTTGGACAATTGACTATGCTATCTCCTCTGATGACACTGAGTTGATAAGGTTTCTTTCTTATGTTTTAATAACCAAAATGCATGCTTTTGTTGTTGGTAGGTatggtttttgaaagaaaattagtGGGTCTTCTTCCATTTCGTAATGTATACAGTGTTTTTGAGAATCCAATGATGTTACCTTACACAAATTGTTTTCCATTCGCAAATAGCTTTCCGTTGCGTTTACGAATTTCAATCCCATTAACGTGATTATGCTATAATTAGAGATTCAGTTAAGTAGATCCATTGTATGATTATGTTATGTTGAGATAAGTAATCCTGTTACTAATTATGCTTCTGTGAGTCCACATTGCATCGCACACCCTATTTTATATACAACCTGAGTTAAATAATGACGCAATTGAGATTCGATCTGAACTCAGTCCATGTAATGAAAGAGCATCAGGTTCACCAGCCTATAAGCTATATTTTACAATGTTTGCTTCTTTTCTAGTGCAGGTTAAAACCTAATTTTGTTCAAATCAAAGTCGACATTGATTCTGAAAGCAAGCTGAATAAATTTCTGTATTCGTTTCCCCAGTTGAACAATCAAATGTCTTCGATATTACATCCGTTATATAATGTTGATTGGAGTAATTCTTTATGCTTTGGCACTTGCCATTTAGCGGAAAGCACTTGTTTTACTATCATCCAACTTCTTAACCCCATGGTGTTTCTACACATTGGAAATTTGTAGAAGACAGTTTGATCTTGCCAATAGGGAAGCATTGGATGAATCTGCAGAGTGGAGGATGAAATATGATGAAGAGGTAGAGAGATCTGCCAAGTGTGATAAGCAATTGATAGAGGTGTGCATACATCTCTTTCTTTTAATCTGTTTGTTATTCTTGGTGGTATTACACACTTCAAGTCTTCAACTCTACCTTGTTGGGAATGCCAGTTTTGCTGCTACAAGggatatgtatttttatattctgCCCTACTCAAATAATCCAAGTCCTTCAGTCCTTTTGCACTGATACTTACCATTTTGCTGCCTTTAACCAtgggaaggggaaaaaaacttccaattttAATAAATCTTGTAAATGCATTTTGGTGCTGCTAAAATGTTAACAATGTTTTCTGATTCTTGAATCTGCCTCCTGCTTGATAGTTGGACTCCTTAATCATTCTCACCTTGAATTTAGTCAATTCTTGAGTTTTGAACTGTACCTTCCAGTAGATTTTCTGATGTTAAAAGGTCTTATGTTTTGAGTTGGCAAGAACATGTATGTCTTTTAATTGCTAATTTTGCAATGCCATGATTTTTCAATTGGAAATCAAGTCGATAAGATTATATATGAAGACTGAGGAGGCCAGTGTGATTTGAAAAGAAGTGATATATGGAAGATCTAATATACACAcagcacaatttttttttattttttatgatatgagCTAATGAACAAACAGCATTTAAAAATTTGTGCTCTTGGATGAGCTTTTGTGTAACAGCTGTACATCTGGGTTTGAATGCTATCTTTGAACATTTCTGCACACGAAATGGACAATGCATTTTTCTAACTAGATGATTTAGCCAATCTAATTATGTAATTACTCCTGCACTTTCTACAAATGTTGGAGTATATCTTAAGAATAACTCTGAGGAAAATATCCTCATTAGAATTTCATTATCTTTGAATGTTATCTATATTTCTGCTGGCAAATGCCTGGTTTCAACATTGCTATGTATGTGGTGTGCATGTCATTAAGAGGAAATGTCCTTTCTAAACCTTTGTGTGGATAGGCACCCCAATTGTCAGCTCATAGAATTGTCAATACTAAGCAATTGACTTGCCCAATGACTAATTATTTACTTTTACTTAATGGCTAAGTAGTGACAGAATCTCCCTAGTATCACTAGTCTTTGAACATTTTTCATTTCTACTTTATGTATCAAAACTCGAGGATGTTATAAATCTTCAGTTTATCCTTGTTCCAACTTCCAAcgtcattctttctttcttctagcCTTTGTTTGCAAGTATATTGCTGTTTTCTCTCCATACTATGCCCGAAGTTGTTttcaaaccccccccccccaacgaTTTCCATATTTATTGGAATAAATTATTATCCATTACCCTATactcattattatcattatagaCGGTGATGGTCAGTGGTGATCTGCAACCACCAATTGACAACTATTGGTTTCATGACCACTGCCAGTCACTTGTGATCAGTAGTCACTGTCAACAACCATTAATTAGTTAGCAATGAGCTCCTATTGGTACTGCTGATTgcttttttagaaataaatgtGGAAAGCGTGTTAACAGACATGTTGCCATTTCTTGAGAAATGAAAgctaaaatggaaagaaaaaaaaaaaaaaaaaaaagagtttaaacaGTAACAGAACAAACTGGAAGTGATAATTCAAACGGGATCAAgattattttgtcaatttttctcTTGAAGTATATAAGATCTAAAATCTCAGCCTGTTGCATCTTAAATGTTTCTTGCATCTTGTGGCACAGATAAAGCAGAAAGTGGAAGATGCTGCAAGTATTAATCAACAATTGGTAATGCTACAGAAGGTGATATTCATATTGCTGCTTAGTGTCTAATATTTTCGATTGTTTCTTCtgatattcatatttttttggctgaaaaattattttatacgtTTTCTGGAATTGCTCTTTCAATAATAAAGGAACTCCAGAAGTAAAAGTAGCTTGGTCGTGGTTTTTGCCTGACATAGTTTTGCTTGAATACAAAATGTAATGTAACTAAAAAGCCACcatgttcatatttttattttgtttctggATTATTGACCCTATTGATTAAGGAAGACCTTGAAATTCTATTGTTTTTTGCTATCAGTTGGAGTtcattgaagtttttatttgtgttttttctgaCACTTTCTCACATTACCAGGAAAACATGGCCCTGGTTGGAAGGATGGAAGTCTTAAAAAGAGAGCTGGAGGCTACAAAGTTAAAGTGTCGCTCAAAAATAGACAGGTGACTTGACCTGAATCCCGACTTGCCATCATATGCAAAGTAAGTGCCTCTAATTTGTTTAAAGGAGAACTCAAATCCTGTGAGATTGCAGTTTCTGACGAGTCCAACAAAGGGAAAGGATATTTTGAATGCGTTTCAGTGTTTCTACCCATAACCATGTACATTGCATACAAGATATCCGCGTTGTAGTTAAGAGAATGTTGAAGGAATTGTGGTAGTCagaatatatttcatgtttttctccCCGCCCATTTTATAGACTTCACAGGGATTTATTACCTTTTGCTGCTCCATTCTCAATAATGTAAATTAACTCGTGGAAGAAATCCACATCTGTAGATTTTCTTGAGTCCAGAGGGAGCTCGTTTTTTTCCTAGGAAGAATTGGTCTTGCATGTTACAAGTGCTTCATATTGGAATATACTTGTTCTCCTTGTGTTCAACCAATGGCAATTTGGCTTGTTAGAAGTCATGAAGGCATAAGATGAATTTCTTGATGGACTGTCCTGGCCATAGAGTGATGAGAGAGACTGAGACAATGGCCGCTTTGTGTTAGGTTGTAATAAGGTCGAGTTGATAGCATCATGGCTAACAAAACATGGTCTGTTTacgagggtgtttgggagtgtggttgttgttgcttttcaaagtgcttttcacttagaaaagcatgccaataatatttttttattttttaaaaatcatttttgagatcagcacatcaaaataatttgaaaacatcaaaaacatattacttccaagctaaaacaaaaaaaaaaatttcaaattttatgaaaagtGCTTTTCAAACGCAATCCCAAACATCTGATCAACTTCAAGCTGAACTTGATGTTAATGCTGAGCTGGCAAacgaaaagaaatgaaaaaattaaagggtagAAATTTTAGCATGGTCAGCTATTTTTCTGGAAAATGCTCAAACTTCGCTAAATACTATTTTAACAATAACTTCAGTtttcaacataattttcaattaaatacatTACATCTTAACACTCTcgaatctcttaaaaaaaaaatcaaattgaatccGAAAGCCTTCCCAaggcctttattttttttatattaagattgatttttttatggtcaCGATAttgtgtttcaattttttttctcttctcaccCTTTTCTGGCAACATTTTGCCACCCTCTGTTCATCAATAGATTGAATTGTGAATAAAAAGTTATAGTAGAGGATCAAAAAGTAAAATCTCTAAAGCAATAGGGATCAAATATgctagaattaaaattttat
This genomic window contains:
- the LOC118045911 gene encoding uncharacterized protein; translated protein: MGGERKRILVGLMVAMLLGIAVYFRLWTIDYAISSDDTELIRRQFDLANREALDESAEWRMKYDEEVERSAKCDKQLIEIKQKVEDAASINQQLVMLQKENMALVGRMEVLKRELEATKLKCRSKIDR